Part of the Caballeronia sp. SL2Y3 genome is shown below.
CAGCTTGACCGGGCCGTGCGCGGTCATGCCGGTGGCTTCCTCGCCGACCTTGCCCGTGAGCACCACGACGCCTTCCGGATCGTTCAGCGCATACGTGCCGTCTTCGCCTGCAACCAGCGTGAACTTCTGGTCGTAGAGTTCCTTCGGCGTGTCGAAGAGCGGCACGCTGATCTGTTCGTTGCCCCATGCGAAGCGCGACAGATAGCCCGCGGGCGGCGTCACGTTCAGCATCGAGAACACGCTGCCGACCGCGCCGCCGATCACCGGAATGGAATGCGGCGCGGCGCTGATGTCGAGGTGCAGGCGGCGCACCGTGTCGTCGACGACGAGGCGCGAACGCAGCAGTTCGATCTGCGCGGCGGTGGTGGACTTCGCATCGAACATCTGCGACACGGCTTGCACCGCGTTGACGTTCGCGTTGGCGTTGTTGTTCGCGTTGGTCTCTTCGACCTGGATGAGGGCGTCCGCTTTGTAGGTCGGCGGCGCGATGAACGCGTAGGCCGTCCCCAGCGCGACCACCGCGAGCATGACGACCGTCACGAGTTTCCAGTTGCCGAATACGGCAGCCAGATAGTCGGATAATCGCAACTCGTCGCCGGTCGAGACGTCCGAGTAGCGTGCATCAAAGTTCATGGCCATGGTCTCGCTCGCTTATTTCTTTGAATGTCGCACAAGGTCTCCGGCGCGCCCCTGCGCGCCGGTCATACTGCAAGAATCTAATGCTTGCTATTGCTATTGCTTTTACTTGGTGATGACCGCTGCCGTCAGACCGGCGTTGATCGCCGGCAACAGCAGGTTCAGGACACGGCTGAAGCGGACGAGCCCGTTGTTGTCCACATAGACCACGTCCTTCGGCTGCAGCTCGAAGCTGTTCGCAAGCAGCATGGACACCGGGGAACGCGCATCGAGCTTGTACACCTCGGGGTTGTCCGTCTGGCCATTGCGGATCACGTACAGCTCCTTCGGGTCCGACGTCTCGGCGTTGAAGCTGCCGGCTTGCGAGATCGCATCCGAGAGCGTCAGCTTGCCGTTGCGCATCGGGATCACCGTTGCCGGCTTCGTCACTTCGCCCATCACGTACACGCCGTTGTCTTCACGCGAATCGATGCGCAATGCATCGCCGCCCTTCAACAGGATGTCCGCCGGGTTGCGGCCCTTCGCGGTCATCCCGGCGATGTTGATGTGATACGTCACACCATCACGGATAAGCGTGACACGACTTTGATCCGCCGTTGGTGCGAAACCGCCCGCACGGCCGATAGCTTCCGTCAGCGTCATCGGAATGTCGTTGATTTGCTGCGAGCCGGGCGTGCGCACTTCGCCGTCGATATAGACTTGTTGCGCACGGAACGATGCGACGCGCACCGTCAGCTGCGGCTTCACGAATACTTTGGACAACTCGTTATACAGTTCCCGCTGCACTTGCGATTCGGTCTTGCCCGCGACATGAATCGCGCGGTTGACGTACGGGAATTGCAGGTTGCCGTCGGCATCGACCACGAAGCCGGGTGCGGCATCCGCGGGGCGCGTCTGCTGCGGCGGCTGGCCGACCGCGGCCACGAGTTCCGGGTGATCCCACACGGTGATCTGCAGCACGTCGCCCGGCCCGAGCGTGTATGCACGCGCCTTGCCGTAGAGGCTCGCGTTCGGATCGACCGAGCTGGTCGGCTGCGCGGCCTTCAGCTTGCGCACGAGCGTGAGATCGATCGGCGTGATCGGAATGTTTTGCGCCGTGACCGGATCGCCCTGGTCGTTGGACGTTTCGGTGAGCGCGGCGGGCTTGTCCATGTGCATGCCCGGTGCGAGCGCGCAACCCGCGAAGATGACGCAGAGTGAAGCGGCCGCTGCCAGGCTCGAGAGCCGGAAGACGCCCGACACGTTCGTATTGGCGGCCATGGATGTGGTGCCCGGTTGTTGTTGGTTGTGCATGATGGTCGTCCCCTGCATCAATATGCGTTGGTGTGGCGTAGTCCCTTGAAGATCGTAGCGGCGATGATTCTCATATCGAGTCCGAACGACCAGTTACCGAGGTAGTACAAATCGTGAGCGACGCGTCCTTCCATTTTTTCAATCAGATCAGTTTCCCCGCGAAAGCCGTTAACCTGGGCCCAGCCGGTGATGCCCGGCTTGATCCGGTAACGATGGATATACCCCGACACGACCTTCTGATACAGGTCGTCATGCTCCAGTGCGTGCGGACGCGGGCCCACAACGGACATGTCGCCGAGCAGAACGTTGAAGAACTGCGGCAGCTCGTCGAGGCTGGTACGGCGCAGAAATGCTCCCACACGGGTCACGCGCGGATCGTTGCGCGTGGCCTGGCGAAGCACGCCGGCCTGTTCCGTATGCACACGCATGGAACGGAACTTGTAGATCTTGAAGACGCGGCCATCCGCGCCCTTGCGGCGTTGCTTGAAAAGCACCGGTCCGCGCGACGTGAGCTTGATCGCAATGGCAATGGCGATGAGCAACGGCGACACGGCGATGATCGCAAGCAGTGCGAACAGACGGTCGAAGATTTCCTTCTGCAGCAGCGCGCTTTGCGACAGCGGCGAAGCCACGAGATTGATCGCCGTTTCGCCGAGCAGATCGGTCACGCCCGCTTCGAAGAGCGCGAGACTGCGCACATCCGGAAGGAATCGCACGTTGACGAGATCGTCGCGAAACTCGTTCACGAAGCGCAGGATGGTGCGCTCCTCCGACAACGGCAACGCGAGCCAGACCTCATGCACGTTCTGCGTGCGCACGAAGTTCACGAACGCGTCGTAGTCTTCGTACACCGGAACGCGCGTGTTGAGCCGGCCCGCTTCCGGCGCGACGTTCAGCGCGGCGGTCACACGAAAGCCGGAGTTCTTCGCGCGGTCCAGCTTCTTCGCGATGGAGTTGCCATGCCTGCCGCAACCCACGATCGCCACCTGATGCAGGTTCATGCCCGCGTTGCGCATGCGCGCCAGCACGACGTGCATGGCGAGCCGTCCCGCGATCATGAGCCCGCCCGATACCGCCGTCCAATAGGCGAACCAGAGGCGCGACACGTAGTCGAGGCGGTGCAGCGAGAACATCAGCGCAAGCGCGCAGCCCTGCACGACCAGCCAGCCGAGCGACACCTGGCAGGCGAGCATCACCTTGCTGCGGCCGCGCCATGATTCATAGACGCCGAAGCCCGGAAACAGCGCAAGCGAAAACGCCGCCGCGAACGCGACGAACGCTGCCGAATGCGCATGTGCCTCTATGTACTCGAACCTGATCTGCGACGCCACCGCCGCGCCGCCGACGATCATGGCGACGTCGAACAGGCGCGCGAGCAACCCTTGTAAATCGCGCATGTCTCTTCCCCGAACGATTCAACTTGCTGAAGAACTACCTGTGTCTCCTCCTCGCATGCCGGTCTTGGTGTGTTGCCCGCCGTTGCAAGAAAGCTGTCTCACTGCCCCCGAAGCGCTACTCAGTTGCGGCCGTACTTGTCGTCGAAACGCACGATGTCGTCCTCGCCGAGATAGCTGCCCGACTGCACTTCGATCATTTCGAGCGGCACCTTGCCCGGGTTCTCCAGACGATGGCGCACGCCGAGCGGAATGAACGTGGATTCGTTCTCGCTCAGGAGGAACTCTTCGTCGCCGCGCGTGACGAGCGCCGTGCCGCACACGACGATCCAGTGTTCTGCGCGATGGTGATGCATCTGCAGCGACAGGCGCGCGCCCGGCGCCACGACGATGCGCTTCACCTGGAAGCGTTCGCCATGCTCGATGGAATCGTAGAAACCCCAGGGGCGGCGCACCTTGCGATGCGTGTCCGCTTCGGGCGCATGCTGTTCGCGGATGCGGGCGACGAGGCCCTTGATGTCCTGCACGCGCGAACGGTCCGCGACGAGCACCGCGTCATCCGTTTCGACGACGATGATGTTGGTCGTGCCCACGCACGCGACGAGACGTCCGCCTTCCGAGCGCGCATAGCTGGAGGTCGCGCCTTCGAACACCACGCGGCCGCTCGCCACGTTGCCCGAGTCGTCCTTGTCCATCGCGTCCCACACGGCATCCCACGAGCCGAGGTCCGACCAGCCCGCGACGAGCGGCACGACCACGCCTTCGAACGGCGCGTTCGCCGTGCCGATGTGCTCCATCACTGCATAGTCGATCGAATCGGACGGCGCGCGTCCGAACTCGCCCGCGTTCGGACGGAAGAACTTGCCGTCGGCCTTGCCTTCGCTCAGGGCCGCGCAGCAGGCCGCGTGCATGTCGGCGTTGAGCGCTTGCAGCGCCGCAAGCCACACGCTCGCGCGCACCACGAAAATGCCGCTGTTCCACCAGTACGTGCCCGCCGCGACGTATTGCGCGGCGACTTCGGCGGCCGGCTTCTCGACGAAGCGCTGGATCCGATGCGCGCCGTCTTCGAGCGCATCGCCGAGACGGATGTAGCCGAAGCCGGTGTCGGGGCGCGTCGGCGGAATGCCGAGCGTCGCGATCATGCCGCGCTCTGCGTACCCCGCCGCGACCTCGATCGCGCGATGCAGCGCGGGGATGTCCGCGATGGAGTGATCGGCGGGCATCGCCACCATGATCGCGTCGCGGCCGTCCTTGCATGCGGCGAGCGCGGCGAGCGTGAGCGCGGGCGCCGTATCGCGGCGCGCGGGCTCGACGATGATCTGCGCCGTCACGCCGCTTTCGCGCGTCTGCTCTTCCGTCGTGAAGCGATGCTCTTCGCCGCATACGATGATCGGCTCGGCGCTGACATCGAAGCCGCCCTTGAAGCCTTTCATGCGCGAAACGGTCGCCTGCAGAAGCGAGTCGCGGCCGACAATGCCGATCAACTGCTTCGGAAACTGCTCACGGGACATCGGCCACAGGCGCGTGCCCGAGCCGCCGGCGAGAATGACCGGCACGATCCGGCGGCAAGGCTCGGCCGTCATAGCCGAGCCTGCCTCCTCACCGCTCCTACCTACCATCACCTCACCTTCCGTGCGTGCCTCATTACTCATCGTAGGACTCCTGCCTGCATGTTCGTGTGCGCGGCGCTGTGTACCACTGGCCGCCCGAGAATGATTGGCCCGCGGACCAAGATGGTCCGGCCAAATGTTCGACGCTTTGCGCCACCCCTGTCCGCTATCACACACAAGACGGCGCGCATTCTTGTACCTTCGACCTTCTGTCTCCTGCCATGCCGTGCCGCGCTTTAGCCGTTGGCTTCGCGACGGCTCTGCATCCGGTATTCGGTCGGCGAGATCAGAAGACGCTTGCGGAAAATCTTGGCGAGCCGGTCGCCGTTGCCCATGCCGCTGCGCCGCGCGATCTTGTCCACCGGCAGTTCCGAGTCGGTGAGCAGCGCGCAGGTGACGGCTAGGCGTGCCTGAAGCAAATAGTCCGATGGCGTGATGCCCATCTCGATCTTGAAGCGGCGCAGGAAGTTGCGCTCGCTCATGGCGGCGACCTGCGCGGCATCGACCACGGAGATGGGTCTCTCGCAGTTGTCCTGAAGCCAGCGCGCCGCCGCGCGAATCTTGTCGCCCGCGGAGGCCGCGCCGCTGTCGCCGAGAATCGACACGAGCTTCGCAGCCGAGCCCGGCATCAGGCGTTCGGCGACACTGCGCGATACGTCGAGGCCGAGATCGCGCTTCACGAGCATGAGCGCGCCCTTCATCGACTCGTAGCGGTCGCCGCCGTCGGCGGACGCGTCGTCGCGCAGCTGGATCATCGCGTTGCCGTAGCGCGCCTGAGCATCGCCGCCGATGCCCGCTGCTTCCAGCACCTTGCGGCCTTCGGAGATCGCCTTGACGACCGTGGTCTTCGAATTCATGCGGCGCACCCATTCGACGATGCGCTCGTCCTTCGCCGCTTCTTCAGCGCCGCGGCCGCCCGCGACGAAGAGCGCGTCGAAGCCGCCGTAATGGCGCGCGTCGAGTCCGTCGGTCCAGACGCGCACCGACGAGGCGCAGGCCACGTTGCCGCCTTCGACCGACAGGAATCGCACGTCATAGGTGCATTCGGCGCGCGTCTTCAACGACGACAGTTCGTTTGCCATGTGAAAAACTTCAGCGACGATCCCCGCGCCCAAAAGCGAGAATCCGTCGAACAGCAGTATCGCGATGCGTTTGACCTCGACCTGCGACGGTCGCGTCGAGGGAGGCGTCCAACCCATCACAGCGGGTTCGAGTGTGGCGTAAGGCATGGTCATCCTCTGCAGCTTTGTTTCCAGGGTGCGGAAGAGTTACTCGGCCATTGCGTTGCATCAAGGCGTTTCCCGAACTTCGCCGGGTTGCCGTGACCGATGGGAACGAGACGTTGGCGGAATCGGTCCGCTGGTGTGAATAATAAGCAGACAAAGATTATTTGTGGACTGATTTTCGCGCCTGAACCACAAAACCTGTCCGGTTATGAGGGTGAGCGCACATTGATAACCCGCTTCGAATCAGGATGACCGCGCTTATCAAAGCGGATCGGAAAAGAATTGCCGATTCCTCATACAAACGGTTACACGATTCTTTGATGCGGTGTAAATAGTCTTCTGTGCGATGGGACACCGACCCGGCCGCAAACCCGCTCCGGCCGGCCCTGAGCGGGTTTCAGACTAATTGCGCGATGTCTCGCGGCCGGCAAAACTGATTCATTCGTGAAACATCGGTCGACAAGCCAACGAGCTGATGTACAGCGCTAATCGGCAATTCCTGGTTCATGCGCAGGGAAGCGGTTGGATGTCGATTCCAATTTCCGTGCAAGGCATTTAATGGGATTTCAAGGAATCGATTAACTCCACTTCGTTTTCATAATCCCACCGGAAACCGAAAGCGATCGCTCGTTAAAATGCCGGCGGATTAATTATTAAGCGACATAATCCGCTGGCTTAAAATCGGGGCCGATGTTGCGCTGCGAACCGCGCGCGCAGGCCCGCGACCAGCGCACACGCGGGGCTTCGCCCTTCGGACATTTCCGCCAATTGCTAGTTGTTTGCGGCGGCGCAGGGAAAGCGCATTAGATACCGATGCTCATGGTTAGCATGTAATCGTCGGGTGAAAGCGGTGAGTTCGTACGAGGGATGGCGCAAGCTCGAAAGGAATTCGAAGGCCGACCATCGTGCAAGAATTCATCGGTCAGGTTTTCCGACATTTTCGCCAAGCGCATTAATGACGTCGCGGATGTCCTGTTTCAATTCTGATATGTCGCGCGGCGGCGAAGCGAACATGCGTAGCTTCGCGTGACGCATTCATCCGACGAAGGGCATCCGCGCGTGCGTGCGCGCACGGTCGCGCAGGGCCGCGCGCGCCATCGTTGGCCCACTTCGCGCGCGCCGCGCTCATCTGCCGAACGTTCGTACCATGAAGCCATATCCACGTATGCGTCGCCTGACGATAGCCAGCGCCGCGCTCTTGACGATCACCGGCTGCGACAAGGCGGCTTCCGACGAAGCCCCGCCGCGCGAGTTGCCCGCCGTCGCGGTACAACGCACGGCGTCCGATACGCCCGCGTTCCGCTGCGAAAGGCCT
Proteins encoded:
- a CDS encoding polysaccharide biosynthesis/export family protein, which translates into the protein MAANTNVSGVFRLSSLAAAASLCVIFAGCALAPGMHMDKPAALTETSNDQGDPVTAQNIPITPIDLTLVRKLKAAQPTSSVDPNASLYGKARAYTLGPGDVLQITVWDHPELVAAVGQPPQQTRPADAAPGFVVDADGNLQFPYVNRAIHVAGKTESQVQRELYNELSKVFVKPQLTVRVASFRAQQVYIDGEVRTPGSQQINDIPMTLTEAIGRAGGFAPTADQSRVTLIRDGVTYHINIAGMTAKGRNPADILLKGGDALRIDSREDNGVYVMGEVTKPATVIPMRNGKLTLSDAISQAGSFNAETSDPKELYVIRNGQTDNPEVYKLDARSPVSMLLANSFELQPKDVVYVDNNGLVRFSRVLNLLLPAINAGLTAAVITK
- a CDS encoding undecaprenyl-phosphate glucose phosphotransferase — its product is MRDLQGLLARLFDVAMIVGGAAVASQIRFEYIEAHAHSAAFVAFAAAFSLALFPGFGVYESWRGRSKVMLACQVSLGWLVVQGCALALMFSLHRLDYVSRLWFAYWTAVSGGLMIAGRLAMHVVLARMRNAGMNLHQVAIVGCGRHGNSIAKKLDRAKNSGFRVTAALNVAPEAGRLNTRVPVYEDYDAFVNFVRTQNVHEVWLALPLSEERTILRFVNEFRDDLVNVRFLPDVRSLALFEAGVTDLLGETAINLVASPLSQSALLQKEIFDRLFALLAIIAVSPLLIAIAIAIKLTSRGPVLFKQRRKGADGRVFKIYKFRSMRVHTEQAGVLRQATRNDPRVTRVGAFLRRTSLDELPQFFNVLLGDMSVVGPRPHALEHDDLYQKVVSGYIHRYRIKPGITGWAQVNGFRGETDLIEKMEGRVAHDLYYLGNWSFGLDMRIIAATIFKGLRHTNAY
- a CDS encoding mannose-1-phosphate guanylyltransferase/mannose-6-phosphate isomerase, whose amino-acid sequence is MTAEPCRRIVPVILAGGSGTRLWPMSREQFPKQLIGIVGRDSLLQATVSRMKGFKGGFDVSAEPIIVCGEEHRFTTEEQTRESGVTAQIIVEPARRDTAPALTLAALAACKDGRDAIMVAMPADHSIADIPALHRAIEVAAGYAERGMIATLGIPPTRPDTGFGYIRLGDALEDGAHRIQRFVEKPAAEVAAQYVAAGTYWWNSGIFVVRASVWLAALQALNADMHAACCAALSEGKADGKFFRPNAGEFGRAPSDSIDYAVMEHIGTANAPFEGVVVPLVAGWSDLGSWDAVWDAMDKDDSGNVASGRVVFEGATSSYARSEGGRLVACVGTTNIIVVETDDAVLVADRSRVQDIKGLVARIREQHAPEADTHRKVRRPWGFYDSIEHGERFQVKRIVVAPGARLSLQMHHHRAEHWIVVCGTALVTRGDEEFLLSENESTFIPLGVRHRLENPGKVPLEMIEVQSGSYLGEDDIVRFDDKYGRN
- a CDS encoding GlxA family transcriptional regulator, with the translated sequence MPYATLEPAVMGWTPPSTRPSQVEVKRIAILLFDGFSLLGAGIVAEVFHMANELSSLKTRAECTYDVRFLSVEGGNVACASSVRVWTDGLDARHYGGFDALFVAGGRGAEEAAKDERIVEWVRRMNSKTTVVKAISEGRKVLEAAGIGGDAQARYGNAMIQLRDDASADGGDRYESMKGALMLVKRDLGLDVSRSVAERLMPGSAAKLVSILGDSGAASAGDKIRAAARWLQDNCERPISVVDAAQVAAMSERNFLRRFKIEMGITPSDYLLQARLAVTCALLTDSELPVDKIARRSGMGNGDRLAKIFRKRLLISPTEYRMQSRREANG